The Tripterygium wilfordii isolate XIE 37 chromosome 23, ASM1340144v1, whole genome shotgun sequence genomic sequence GAAGACGTGTGAAAGTATTTACGTTAGCTGTAATAATCTACCTTGATTATAAGGTGTGTCTTTCAATGGTTTTGACTACCATGTTGATTGACACATAATATCTCATTtcctgagttttttttttactaaagcTGTACGTGTGTTCTTCCATGAACTTTTAAAGGCTGTACAGCAAAGAGAGAAATGGACTAACAAATCTAAAAGATCTGCTTTATGGGAAAAGGCTCATGAGCGCAATGCTAAGCGTGTACTCAGTTTGATGATAGAGTTAGAAGGTTTGTGGGTGAAACTTGGACAGTACTTATCCACACGAGCAGATGTTCTTCCTCATGCATATGTATCTCTTCTGAAGCAGTTACAGGATTCTCTTCCTCCACGTCCTTTGCAAGAGGTTATAAGCTTTTTAAGTTTGAAGTTATAGGGAGAATTGCGTGTGTCTATCTCTCCCCTTTTTCCTGTTACGACTTGCATAAGAATGTTAATTTCTTGTGTTCAGAATTTGAAATTTCCCTCACAAAAATGCAGTCAATGAAAAATTTCTTAAGATCTCAATCTGGATTTTTGCATGGGAAACGTGTTTGTGACTTGAATCTCATTGTGGTATGGAATTCATGGAAAGTTTGGGTTTTTTATGTTGATAACAGCGGGTGAGGCTGTGGTCTGTAAACTACACATTGGAAGTGCCTTAATTGCCTGTGTTGTGACGGTTGGAAGCAATCTCTGTTGTTTTATCCATATAGAATCTTTGATCTATATGCCATTAGTCAAGAAAATGGGTTTTCGGGCCTCGATATATGCAGTGAAAAATAATCTTTTCCTATCAAACCAAGGCAGGATAAAGACTGTTCAATCAAGAAATGAGAAATTTCTGTGGTTGTTTTTCATGAGCCTTGAAAGCGAGTCTTAACTCAATATGGATCAATTTGTGGACAGAACCTTCTGAGATATCAGAAAACATTATACACCATTGTCTTTGTAGATATTAAATGTTGGGAGCAGTTTGCTCCCGATGAAGTTATTGGGGCAAGGTCCTCTTGTGATGGGACCCATTTTCTAAGAAATGGATATATTATCCTGATGAGTACAAAGAATCACGAGTCTCATTCATCATAGATGGAGTGTTTACATTACCATTAGTGGAGAAGGTACAATATCAATTTCTGTTTTTGTGTGAGGGTTTGTTGGCCAAGGTGTCATTTGAACCTCGTGGAAGATATCATGTgaaacttttaaatttttatattgtAATCTTCCAGTAATATGAAATCAGTATTcacatttttataaaaaaaaatcagtttacATTTGAAATAATTGCTGTTTCCTATTGTCTTGTAGttgatttgaaaacataacagtCTGTTGTGTACATTAACATAGACCGtgcttgtgtttttttgtttgttttcccaCATCTAAAGAACCTAGATGTTGGCTGAGTAGAAATGTGTTTTCTTCTCTATCGCAGGTTTGCCAGACTATAGAAAGTGAACTGGGGGAACCCTTGGATGATCTTTTCTCATATTTTGACAAGAATCCTTTGGCAACTGCATCAGTAAGATTTTTGAACTCGATTGTGTAGTAGGAAAAACAATGGGTGCCCACTTTGGGTtgagattattatttatttatgtgttCTGGAAATATCTAATTGATTGCGCCTTTTATTTTATGCAGATAGCTCAAGTCCACCGAGCGACTCTTAAAAGTGGGAAGGAGGTGGTTGTTAAAGTACAGCACGAGGGCATTAAGACAATCATATTGGAGGTTCCATATGACTTGGCTACTTTGATGTTGCATTGAAAGTAACAGTTGTAGTCATTTTATGTTTGTTGGGCATGCTATTGTATTACAGGACTTAAAGAATGCAAAGTCCATTGTTGACTGGATAGCATGGGCAGAACCGCAGTATGATTTTAATCCCATGATAAATGAATGGTGCAAGGAAGCTCCAAAAGAACTTGATTTCAATACTGAAGCTGGTATGATTAGCAGTTTTACAAATATTTAGTCAAGGAAAGTTTGCCAATTCATAGCACTAATATCGGGAAAAATGGCGCTtaccaaaaaaaggaaaaaaaaaaaaggctatttTATTTTGTCATGAAAAAATTTATAGATGGACCTTTGGGCTAAATTTGGGAGAGGGAATTGTGTTCTTATGAGAAATCTGGAagtgaagaaaataaatttttaatctcTATACTTTGCAGTTTGCATGAGTATATTGTTTTGCTTATTTGATGACATATTGAGAAGTGGTGATGGTGGAGTGGTGAGGTTTGCAACAGCGGTAAGGTCATTTTACAACGCTGGTGGTGGCAAATGGTTGATGGTGATTTTGTTAGTGTGGTAGTTGATGTTACAATTTAGATGGTATAATAAGTGCTGCCGATGGCAGTAGCAGCAGCTGCAGTGCATAGCAGTGAAAGCCAGTAGCAATTGTGACACTTTTGCCGGTCATGGTGCCATGATGGTGACAGAAACAGTGTTGTAATTGGTAATCCAACCATAGTGGGCTTGGAGGTCCTAACCCTGATACCACGTAAATTTTAGGATACTTGGACTGGCCGGCTCCCCATACCAAGTAAATCACAGGTTATTAATGTGCTGAGTAAAACCTTGGTCCCCAATTGGAAAGATTCATCCCAAGACAAAGGGCGATAGATGGTTGGCAATAATGCTACTGCTGTTGTTCATCCTTATTCATGTGAGGAGTTTTGGAAGTTCAATTTGGATTCAGTTCAATTTATCTTGGAGATGGCTTTCAACACTACTTTTGGAGACCCTCCTTATTGACCAAATAACGaggatttataattttcatTCATGGCCTACACCGGATTTGTTAATTCATTTCTAATTCATAATCTTATATATTCAGCTTTTCTGAGttccttattttttttcacattaACAGTTATCTTTGTCTTATAGAGAATACTAGAACAGTGTATAGAAATCTTCACTGTAAAGACAAGCACGAAATGATGGAGCCTGCAAATCAAGTGGATGTTCTGATGCCTGAAGTTATTCAGGTGTTGTATTTGTCCAACCTAATTAGATGCCTAACCTGAATGTTAGTACAATTCAGATTTTGTGTTAGACCTCCTAAGTTCCAGAAATTTGTCAATCTCTATTTCTCATGATATCATTACTATGAATTATGAGCAAATTCCTATGAAtatgatttatatatttgtaCTCATGCAATTATAGGCATATTTCCTGATAACTTcgtagaataatgcttgagaccctcaaaatatgaTCCCTATTTCAACCccaattaatgtggagtgttggatgttaagtgggccctacatgtatatttataatcaatggctatttcacatgccacatagatttgggggtcaTATTTGTGATCGTATCATCAAAACCTTTCCCAAACACTACCTTATTATTATCACCTATTgaagatggccggaggcccaaAGTCATCTGAAGATTATGGAGCTGTAAAAAGTTAATACCTTCGATCTTTGAAGTTTTCACAACTATTTCTAGTAAAATACatcatgaaaatatttttttgctattaaaaaatatattaaagatATGATTTAAATGATAACTTATGTCATTCTTTCTTACGATGAAGGGCGTCGCCTGATCACTTTCACATCTCACTCTGCATTTTGTTGTTCAGTCAACTGAGAAGGTTCTCATCTTAGAGTACATGGATGGAATTCGTTTGAATGACTCTAAGTCTCTTGAGGAGTTTTCTATTAACAAACAAAAGGTTGTGGAAGAAATTACTCGTGCATATGCTcatcaaatatatgttgatggaTTTTTTAATGGTGACCCACATCCtggtaatctctctctctcttgccttTATCttcattcttgttttttttttttttttttttttaattcagttTGAAAATAGTGTAATCATTATGACACTAACCAGTAGCTTCTTTTGATCTCAAAATATGATATATGTTAAATTTTGAGATTTGAAATTTTCGATTTCGTTGATACTTCCTTTGGCCTTTTTACTGCAGGAAATTTCCTTGTGAGCAAGGAACCTCCTCATCGTCCAATTCTTCTTGACTTTGGACTTACAAAGAAGTTGTCAGGCTCTACAAAACGAGCACTGGCAAAAATGTTCTTAGCATCTGCTGAGGTTTGTGTGGTTTCTCTTCCATTTTTTTGACTAATATTTTGATGAGAATCGCGACTTAGAAATGGGTTATTGAAATTAGTTACTTGAAATTGTTAGCACCTAATTTCTGGCAGTAGAAAAAAATATTCCAGTTGCATTTTCAGTTTGGATTTATCAAACACATGTGATGCTACATGTAACAGGGGGACCATGTTGCCCTTCTGTCTGCTTTTGAAGAAATGGGTCTTCGGTTGCGTGTGGATTTGCCAGAGCAGGCAATGGAGGTAACGACTGTATTTTTTCGTGCCACAACGCCCGCAAACGAGGCTCAAGTAAGTCCACAGTGCTCGCTTTTTAGATTTTCTTTACAGCATCTAATCTAAACTTACAATGATTTCTATTATGCTTAGGAAAACGTAAAATCTTTGGCTGAGAAAAGAGCAAAAAATCTGAAGGTCGTACAGGAAAAGATGAAACTTAATGAAAAAGAAGTTAAACGGTTTAATCCTGTAAGTACTTCATCTCCTCCATCACTACGTTCCTCTGGCATTTTGCTTTTGACTGTTTTTCCATTTAAATCATAGTAACAACTTATGTTCCCAGATTGATGCATTTCCTGGTGATATTGTAATATTTTTCCGGGTCCTCAACCTTCTTAGAGGTCTGTAATAAAAAACTTGATTTCTTCTTGTTGATTTAAACATTCAGTATCTTTTCTCCTTAAACTTATTTTATGACACTGGTTTAGGTCTTTCATCTATGATGAATGTTCACATAGTTTATATAGAAATCATGAGGCCATTTGCTGAATACGTTTTACGAGGGTGAGCCATTCAGGACCTTTTGTTTCGTTTTTTCAGCagttttgcttcttcttttttttcatcacttGTTGGACTGTTGATTGCACTTATCAGAGACATTAGTAAGGGACCAGCAGCAAATGGACAATGGATTTATAATTCTCCTGTGCACTCTGATGTGGAGGGGAAGCTGAGGCAGCTCTTAGTTGAGCTGGGGAACGATGAAAAAATACTAGGAATCCAGGTTTTCAGTTCTGTCAAATTGGTTGCATATGATAACATGATATCTTAATGATCTCTTTCTTTTATCATTATTTGTTTATAAGGACATATTATTAGGATTCCAAAGAATTCAATCCTTCTGAATctgatatcaaaaaaataaaaaagttggaTTAAATTTGGCATTTATTtagataatttttttcttatttcctTAGGTGTGCGCTTACAAAGATGGAGAGGTGGTTATTGATACTGCTGCTGGGGTGCTTGGCAGATATGATCCTCGCCCAGTTCAGCCCGATAGCCTGTTTCCTGTTTTTTCTGTGACAAAGGGAATCACAGCAGGAATGTTACATTGGCTGGTGGACCATGGGTATGTAATAGTATTTCTGTCCTTTAAGCTGCATCTCATGAAATAGTCTGATGAATCATCTGAGCAATTAAAgcatataattttttgttcatttaaATATCAATGCCAATGCATGCTTGCTCTGAAGAAAACTATGCACTTTACTTTTGTCCAACCGATGTCCATGTAtacaaatcattaaaaaaaggaGGTCCATATGGACAGTAGTTGTTATTCACAACTACACATGTGGGTTGAATGGTAGTCCCCgccacttaaaaaaaaaaagaaatttagtaGAATTTGTATACCAACATTGATTTAGTTTGCTTTTCCAAAAGAAAATGTTCTTTTGGATGACGATTTCAACCAAATAATGTGTTCAAAAACATTGGTCAGATCATCAAATGTTTTGCTTTATACCGTTTGTTGAATTATAAGACACTGCATTCATCTGGTTCATGAACTTGAATCATTCTATTTTGGAATTTCATCTCAAGTTTTTAGTTAAGTCATTTTTTCAGACGGAATTTGAGTGTGATATGAAATCTCGGGTTTCTTTCTGATATTTGTTTGGGCAATTATTTGGATTGTTTTGGCATATAATAAAGAGAATATGCTAACCATGATGCATAGAGTAACTATGTTAGAAAACTCCTTTGTAAAGTTTAATTCGTTAGCCCTTCAGCACTGGTATCTTCTTCGACTGGGCACAATTTTGAGATGGTATTTATAATTAGACAAAGGACTGTTTGAAGATATTCATTTCAGTTTTTATATTTGGGAATTATCTTCTTTGGAGGCGCAACTGTAAGAATGAATTTATGTGAATTCTGCTGCGACTTGAGAGTTGAGGGTATTGCATTTTAAATTTCGAAGTTAAGAAAGTTCTGTTGGGTTTTATGGCGTAACACTCTAACAACAAATTTATGGGAATTCTGATGTGAGTTGAGGGTACTGCATTTTAAATTTGAAAGGTAAACAAAATCTCTTTGGGTTTTATGATGACCATGGAATCTTAAGCATGGAGATTCAGTGTTGACTTTTCTTATTAACTTGATTTGATCAATTCTCGCTAATGTTTCGAAAGTCTTCAAACCTTGAGTTACTTTTTCTCTCACATTGTGCATATTAACTGCAGAAAACTCAAGCTTGACGAAAATATTTCTAGTATTTGGAGAGAATTTGGGACAAATGGAAAAGAGCTCATAAAGGTCAAGATTTATGTCTCATTTGACCTTTTTACTGAACATGTTCCATACTTCCATTACTGTTAGTAGCTCATAACTTCATAATATGTACTCAATTATTGTGTGCTTTTTTGTTTCTATCTTAGGTCCATCATGTGCTCAATCATACTTCTGGTTTGCACAATGCCCTAGCAACACTTAGGGAAGAAAATCCCTTGCTATTTTGTGAGTGGGATGAATGTTTGAGTCAGATTGCTATGTCAGCACCAGAAACTGAACCTGGCCAGGAGCAATTGTATCACTATTTATCTTTTGGCTGGCTTTGCGGCGGAATAATTGAGGTATTATCTCTTGATCTTTGATTCGTAAATTCAATTCTTTACATATCATCTAAATTTGTTGAACTGGTTCCATGGGATACAGACTACAGAGAGAGGTAATAAAAGAGGTAAAACAGAGGATAGTAGGAGTTAATCTTAACTTGCTCCACTGTTCTTATTGGTTACACGTAAAATATGTGTTTATCATTGGTGACCAATGACCAGTTATAAAGACAACAAaagagcaaaagaaaaataaaagagagagctAGAGATGGAGAAATACATTTGACAGACTGAAGCTTTGCTAGTCATTCTCATGATGGATTACTTGAGGGATTGAGATGC encodes the following:
- the LOC119993133 gene encoding uncharacterized protein LOC119993133, which codes for MGRGSIYRRRVKVFTLAVIIYLDYKAVQQREKWTNKSKRSALWEKAHERNAKRVLSLMIELEGLWVKLGQYLSTRADVLPHAYVSLLKQLQDSLPPRPLQEVCQTIESELGEPLDDLFSYFDKNPLATASIAQVHRATLKSGKEVVVKVQHEGIKTIILEDLKNAKSIVDWIAWAEPQYDFNPMINEWCKEAPKELDFNTEAENTRTVYRNLHCKDKHEMMEPANQVDVLMPEVIQSTEKVLILEYMDGIRLNDSKSLEEFSINKQKVVEEITRAYAHQIYVDGFFNGDPHPGNFLVSKEPPHRPILLDFGLTKKLSGSTKRALAKMFLASAEGDHVALLSAFEEMGLRLRVDLPEQAMEVTTVFFRATTPANEAQENVKSLAEKRAKNLKVVQEKMKLNEKEVKRFNPIDAFPGDIVIFFRVLNLLRGLSSMMNVHIVYIEIMRPFAEYVLRGDISKGPAANGQWIYNSPVHSDVEGKLRQLLVELGNDEKILGIQVCAYKDGEVVIDTAAGVLGRYDPRPVQPDSLFPVFSVTKGITAGMLHWLVDHGKLKLDENISSIWREFGTNGKELIKVHHVLNHTSGLHNALATLREENPLLFCEWDECLSQIAMSAPETEPGQEQLYHYLSFGWLCGGIIEHASGKKFQEILEEAFIHPLKIEGEMYVGIPPGVESRLAALTVDTDDVRKLSAISSRVDLPSTFQPSRISQLTATLPALFNMLNIRRATIPAANGHCSARALARYYAALADGGVTPPPHTSSSLPPLGSHPHIPKFSSKTAPKKQRGNRSEEASSGADNKINGYERKLKYHISFLDGKRSRDSKDDSHARLVGDGSHSCTNSSSASDNIANDDIPQNKNGSKIFCNPKIHDAFMGVGEYRNLALPNGKFGLGFRRISSGDGSLTGFGHSGLGGSTGFCNIDNRFSIAVTVNKMSFGGVTGKIVQLVCSELNIPLPEEFSGLGDRGADSGINLARPLIN